One window from the genome of Coturnix japonica isolate 7356 chromosome 21, Coturnix japonica 2.1, whole genome shotgun sequence encodes:
- the MRPS16 gene encoding 28S ribosomal protein S16, mitochondrial isoform X2 — MEPIPPPVQCRPVAAARRFVPLWRLRFPALLIISRSPWRPRAPPPGSRRRAGAAGRFPSRRKYVITSRRRRRGPAIMVHLGGGLLRGHYRGGHVVIRFALGGCTNRPFYRIVAAHSKRARDGKYLEQLGCIDPLPNAHGEKVAGLNLERLRHWLGCGAQLTRPAEKLLGLAGFLPLHPMTVTNAERIRRRQRRAQGSIAPPADGGAQEPGTAQPPSEQVDSQLDPQQR; from the exons ATGGAGCCGATTCCGCCGCCTGTTCAATGCAGGCCCGTGGCAGCAGCGCGGCGCTTTGTCCCGTTGTGGCGGCTCCGTTTTCCCGCGCTGCTCATTATTTCCCGCTCTCCATGGCGGCCGCGCGCGCCCCCTCCCGGAAGTCGGCGCCGTGCGGGGGCTGCCGGTCGTTTCCCGTCTCGCCGGAAGTACGTCATCACTTCGCGACGCCGGAGGAGAGGACCCGCCATCATGGTTCATCTCG GTGGCGGCCTCCTGAGGGGTCATTACCGGGGCGGACACGTCGTCATCCGTTTCGCCCTCGGCGGCTGCACCAACCGCCCGTTCTACCGCATCGTGGCGGCGCACAGCAAACGGGCCCGGGACGGGAAGTACCTggagcagctgggctgcatCGACCCGCTGCCCAACGCGCACGGAGAGAAAGTGGCGGGGCTGAACCTGGAGCGGCTGCGGCACTGGCTGGGATGCGGCGCGCAGCTGACACGGCCGGCAGAGAAACTGCTGG GCCTGGCCGGGTTCCTGCCGCTGCACCCCATGACCGTCACCAACGCCGAGCGGATCCGGCGGCGGCAGCGACGAGCACAAGGATCCATCGCGCCCCCTGCGGACGGCGGAGCGCAGGAACCCGGCACCGCGCAGCCCCCGAGTGAACA AGTTGACAGCCAACTTGACCCGCAGCAGCGATGA
- the MRPS16 gene encoding 28S ribosomal protein S16, mitochondrial isoform X4, giving the protein MEPIPPPVQCRPVAAARRFVPLWRLRFPALLIISRSPWRPRAPPPGSRRRAGAAGRFPSRRKYVITSRRRRRGPAIMVHLGGGLLRGHYRGGHVVIRFALGGCTNRPFYRIVAAHSKRARDGKYLEQLGCIDPLPNAHGEKVAGLNLERLRHWLGCGAQLTRPAEKLLGLAGFLPLHPMTVTNAERIRRRQRRAQGSIAPPADGGAQEPGTAQPPSEQ; this is encoded by the exons ATGGAGCCGATTCCGCCGCCTGTTCAATGCAGGCCCGTGGCAGCAGCGCGGCGCTTTGTCCCGTTGTGGCGGCTCCGTTTTCCCGCGCTGCTCATTATTTCCCGCTCTCCATGGCGGCCGCGCGCGCCCCCTCCCGGAAGTCGGCGCCGTGCGGGGGCTGCCGGTCGTTTCCCGTCTCGCCGGAAGTACGTCATCACTTCGCGACGCCGGAGGAGAGGACCCGCCATCATGGTTCATCTCG GTGGCGGCCTCCTGAGGGGTCATTACCGGGGCGGACACGTCGTCATCCGTTTCGCCCTCGGCGGCTGCACCAACCGCCCGTTCTACCGCATCGTGGCGGCGCACAGCAAACGGGCCCGGGACGGGAAGTACCTggagcagctgggctgcatCGACCCGCTGCCCAACGCGCACGGAGAGAAAGTGGCGGGGCTGAACCTGGAGCGGCTGCGGCACTGGCTGGGATGCGGCGCGCAGCTGACACGGCCGGCAGAGAAACTGCTGG GCCTGGCCGGGTTCCTGCCGCTGCACCCCATGACCGTCACCAACGCCGAGCGGATCCGGCGGCGGCAGCGACGAGCACAAGGATCCATCGCGCCCCCTGCGGACGGCGGAGCGCAGGAACCCGGCACCGCGCAGCCCCCGAGTGAACAGTGA
- the MRPS16 gene encoding 28S ribosomal protein S16, mitochondrial isoform X1, producing MEPIPPPVQCRPVAAARRFVPLWRLRFPALLIISRSPWRPRAPPPGSRRRAGAAGRFPSRRKYVITSRRRRRGPAIMVHLGGGLLRGHYRGGHVVIRFALGGCTNRPFYRIVAAHSKRARDGKYLEQLGCIDPLPNAHGEKVAGLNLERLRHWLGCGAQLTRPAEKLLGLAGFLPLHPMTVTNAERIRRRQRRAQGSIAPPADGGAQEPGTAQPPSEHSDDGTSPAIMEHRTGPGGTRGSSLRLISSFHLLAVLLTFDSLALIQH from the exons ATGGAGCCGATTCCGCCGCCTGTTCAATGCAGGCCCGTGGCAGCAGCGCGGCGCTTTGTCCCGTTGTGGCGGCTCCGTTTTCCCGCGCTGCTCATTATTTCCCGCTCTCCATGGCGGCCGCGCGCGCCCCCTCCCGGAAGTCGGCGCCGTGCGGGGGCTGCCGGTCGTTTCCCGTCTCGCCGGAAGTACGTCATCACTTCGCGACGCCGGAGGAGAGGACCCGCCATCATGGTTCATCTCG GTGGCGGCCTCCTGAGGGGTCATTACCGGGGCGGACACGTCGTCATCCGTTTCGCCCTCGGCGGCTGCACCAACCGCCCGTTCTACCGCATCGTGGCGGCGCACAGCAAACGGGCCCGGGACGGGAAGTACCTggagcagctgggctgcatCGACCCGCTGCCCAACGCGCACGGAGAGAAAGTGGCGGGGCTGAACCTGGAGCGGCTGCGGCACTGGCTGGGATGCGGCGCGCAGCTGACACGGCCGGCAGAGAAACTGCTGG GCCTGGCCGGGTTCCTGCCGCTGCACCCCATGACCGTCACCAACGCCGAGCGGATCCGGCGGCGGCAGCGACGAGCACAAGGATCCATCGCGCCCCCTGCGGACGGCGGAGCGCAGGAACCCGGCACCGCGCAGCCCCCGAGTGAACA CAGCGATGATGGGACGTCCCCAGCCATCATGGAGCACAGAACCGGACCCGGAGGCACACGGGGCTCTTCATTAAGGCTCATCAGCAGCTTCCAtttgcttgctgtgctgctcacgTTTGATTCACTGGCTCTGATACAACATTAA
- the MRPS16 gene encoding 28S ribosomal protein S16, mitochondrial isoform X3, producing MEPIPPPVQCRPVAAARRFVPLWRLRFPALLIISRSPWRPRAPPPGSRRRAGAAGRFPSRRKYVITSRRRRRGPAIMVHLGGGLLRGHYRGGHVVIRFALGGCTNRPFYRIVAAHSKRARDGKYLEQLGCIDPLPNAHGEKVAGLNLERLRHWLGCGAQLTRPAEKLLGLAGFLPLHPMTVTNAERIRRRQRRAQGSIAPPADGGAQEPGTAQPPSEQGKE from the exons ATGGAGCCGATTCCGCCGCCTGTTCAATGCAGGCCCGTGGCAGCAGCGCGGCGCTTTGTCCCGTTGTGGCGGCTCCGTTTTCCCGCGCTGCTCATTATTTCCCGCTCTCCATGGCGGCCGCGCGCGCCCCCTCCCGGAAGTCGGCGCCGTGCGGGGGCTGCCGGTCGTTTCCCGTCTCGCCGGAAGTACGTCATCACTTCGCGACGCCGGAGGAGAGGACCCGCCATCATGGTTCATCTCG GTGGCGGCCTCCTGAGGGGTCATTACCGGGGCGGACACGTCGTCATCCGTTTCGCCCTCGGCGGCTGCACCAACCGCCCGTTCTACCGCATCGTGGCGGCGCACAGCAAACGGGCCCGGGACGGGAAGTACCTggagcagctgggctgcatCGACCCGCTGCCCAACGCGCACGGAGAGAAAGTGGCGGGGCTGAACCTGGAGCGGCTGCGGCACTGGCTGGGATGCGGCGCGCAGCTGACACGGCCGGCAGAGAAACTGCTGG GCCTGGCCGGGTTCCTGCCGCTGCACCCCATGACCGTCACCAACGCCGAGCGGATCCGGCGGCGGCAGCGACGAGCACAAGGATCCATCGCGCCCCCTGCGGACGGCGGAGCGCAGGAACCCGGCACCGCGCAGCCCCCGAGTGAACA AGGGAAAGAGTGA